The Desulfobacterales bacterium DNA window TCGAAGGATGCAATTAAGTTCAGGCTGCGCGACTTCCCGGAAGGTTCGATACGGCGCAAGGACAATAGGGTTTTTGACCTCAACCGAGGACCTCGTTGTTATCCCGGTCGTCAACTGAACGTGTTGCGTAAAACCGTCGTCCTTTTTGGTCTTGACGTGCTCGGATGCGATATTCCCAAGCATGGCGATGATGTCGTCAACAACCGTCGTCCTGACGAATTGGGATTGCAGCGCGATAACGAACCTCTCGATGTCAACCCACCCGCGGTCACCGAACTCATACGGTTCTGTCTTTAAGGCTGCTACCGCGTAGCAGAACCGCTTATTCTCGTTCGATGCGTCGATATTACCATACAGGGCAACGCGGTTATAATTTTCAACGTGAATGAACAGGTGCTCGTTGGCGACTCTATCCGGATCGATATCCTCCTTGATAAACCCGCTCATACCTTCGAGCGTATTGAAGGCCAGCGGGGTTGGCGGGGTGTGATACGCCGGGTGGACTATGTGCAATTGGTCGGTGGCGTAAGTGTTTTCACCGATTAAGGCCGTTTTGATCCCAGAGAGAGAAACTATCTTTTCGATTGCTGACTTAATAGGCATGTCTGATTAACCCTTTCGTAAATTATTCGTAAATAGGTGCACTTTTGATTTAATTATGGTTTAAATCGCAGATTTCCTCATCGGCACAACGCCGTCTTTGCCTTCGCCATCATCTGGCAAGCTGAGCCCAAGCTGCAGCGGTTGCTTTTTGGCGGCCCGTTCGACAACGTGCGCGCCATTGCCGTCGATCACCGTGTCCATCAGGCCTTCGACAGGCTCTTGCTCCTCGATCTTCTTGTCGACTTTCAGCGTGTGTTTGATGATCGAGCGATCGTCCTTGTTTGGCGTAAGCGTGAGGGTTAAGATAACCTTCCTCGGCTTGGTGCCGGACGTGTTGATGTCTTCAATGTTCTCGACGGCCTGGGCCAGCGCGTTGTCGAACATTTCGATTGCGCCGCCGTTGAAGAGGTTCGATAAGCTCGCTTTCGGTCTTTCGTCTGTCATTGCCATGGGGCTCTCCTTTTCTGCTTTCTTGTTTTGCGTTCTTGTTGTTTTTTATGCTGCGTTCTTTTCAATTGCCATTGGCATTGCCGTGAATATTTCACCGTCGATCATGCTGCGAACTGCTCATTGATCATCATGAGCTGGCCGGCGGCGACCCCGAGAGTCGCAATTGCGTTGGTGAACTTCTTTTTCTTCATCTTGTTCATCGCCATGGTGAGTGTGGTTACCTCCGTCCGCCGCTGATCGGGCGAAGGCGGTTCAATGCGCCTGCGTCCGCGATCTGGATGCCGGATAATTGCTGCCTGAGCATTGCCGCAAACTGAGCGTGGCCCTCGGTCGCTTCGGCGTCAGCCCGGGCGCTGAACAAGACGTTGCGCTTGTCGATTCTGAACTTGTCGTTAAGTTCCCTTGCGGCCGCCTGGTCAATCCATGGTGGGAAAATTGACATCAGCTTCGTTTCGATGCTGCCGTCTCGCGCTTGGATCTGGCGCAGGGTACCCGGGGTTGACACGACGAACTCGTCGGTTGTCTCCGAAAGCTCTTTTGCGATTATGTCGCCGTAGCCTATGATTTTGTAGTGCTTGATCATTATGGTTCACCCTCATCCTTTCTGTAATCATTATTATTTTTGGTTTTTTGGCCAACTTCATCGCGTCATCGTATTAATGGTTTCCCCCAATGCACAATGACGCGACTTTGGTTTCAGGGTGAGTTGGCCGTGGAGCCTTCGACGGACAAATCTACGCCATCCCCCAATGGCATATCGTCCGCAGGCTCCGGCACCCGTATAGGAGCTGCACTGGGGCTTGATCCAGACACCAATTCTGCCGCAAGTTCTTTTTCGTTGCAGAACGGGCACAGCAGATGATCACTCAGTACATCTGTTTCTTTTCTTCCACCGCATTTTTTGCATGTATAAATCACGAACATTTTTTTTAAGCTCTCGCTCGTCAAAGAATTCAAACGCCAAAACAACGTTAATAATGATTTATTAATAGGCTAAAAATGACTATTTAGCAAGCTAATTTTAACTTTAAATAAACTTTTTGCACCATATTATTATACAATCATTACGCGGCCATTGCGTGGCGATATGCGGCGAGGGTTTTGAAAAATAAAAATACGGGAGTGGGGTGCTCATTTTGTAGCAGTAAAAATTAGCAGATCGTTGTCAGATGATTAACAATTGCGGGGCGTGTTACGTGCGTGGAGAATGATTTGTTATGCGAGGCCTATTACTCGTTTTCGTCGCGCCCGGTGGGCACACTATCCCATGGGGCGTGCCCTGGCAAAACGTTCTTGCATGCTGTTATTGGTTCTGCGAGTGGTTCCGCTCGGGTTTCTGCACAGATTCGCTCATTATGCTGCATCAGGAAAGATTCAGCCTGCGTGCAGATCTTATCCTCCCCGATGCAGCTTGAAATTAAAATGATGTTTCTCAGCGCCGTCCCTACAGTGTCGATTTCGATTTGTTGGTTAATACAATCTTGTGGCATAATTTCTGCTGACCTCCTTCGTGTCGTAAGAGTTGAATTCTTTGGTCTTGTTTCTGGACGGAAGTATTCTAATGCCATCCGCGCCGGTATGGCCTGTTGTGTGCGTGGTCTTTTTATTGCCGGGCTGCATGCTGCCGGGCAATTCCAGTGTGAGAATGCACTAAGAATATACCCGTTACCCGCAACCATTACTTTTTATCGTTAATGATTTCAGCTATCCGTGTGATTATCGACGCAGCAATCGCCTTTTCATTCGCCTTGGCGGCCTCGTTGAGCATTTGCAGATATGCCCTTATTTCCGGGAACATCTCGAATAAATTGTTGTCGAGAATAAAGGTAGCATCGGTCTCGGTCGGAGTTAATTCGTTCACCTTAACCTTAAATATGCTGGCCATTTTTTTAAGTTCATCCGGCGTTGGTGCCTGTTGCCCCTTTTCTATTTTTTTTACCTTAACGTTCGGGTTCGCAACTGCGTCTCCAAAGACTGATTCGCCGAGTTGTTGCTGCGTTAACCCGGCTCTATTTCTAAGTATCGCGATCAATTCACCAGTTTCAAGGATCATAAGCCCTCCACATGTTCTTTCCGGTTGGATAAAAATATTCAAAAAAAGTATATTATTACTTGACAAATAATCAATATTAGCTTTATATCAAATCAAAAATAGCTTATCTCAAAAATTTTATTTATGACATCCGCCTGTTCGGCCTAAACTACAGTTGAGGTAAACAACAATGCCAGTGCCCACAAAAAAATACAAAACGCTTGATAACTGCATGACCGCGCACGGAATAAGGAACAAAGACCTCGCAACCGCAATAAAAAAAGATCCGTCGTACATTCACCGGATCAGGCGACGGCAAATCAACCCCAGCCTTGCCGTGGCAATTGCGATTAACAAGTTTTTCTCAGGCGAAATCCCTATTGAAAACATGCGCAAAAACCAAACCTGATAGGCCCACGCCAAACGCGGTCCAAGGTTCCATTAATCAATAATCAACAAATGATTATTTGTCAATTATTATTATCAAAAATATAAACAATTCGGAGGCTAAGATGAACGCAAAATATGTGTGCTTTGACCTAGAAACAATCGCTGACAGGTCAATTTTGCACCACCTTCCAGCCGTCCAGCCAAAAGGGAATCTGAAAGACCCGGCAAAAATCAAAGAGGATATTGCCGAAAAAGAGAAAGATCGCCTGGCCAAGCTCGGGCTTGATCCGCTGACTTGCATGATCGCCGCTTTCGGATGGGCAGATTTCAATGGAAACAGCGGACATTTTCTTTTGAAGGACGAGACCCATGAGGCTGAATTAGAACTGGTCGAGAATGCCTGGGAGTTACTGTCAAAATACTCTCGCTTCGTCACATTCAACGGTATCAATTTTGATGTTCCGGTCTTGATGATGCGTTCTATGCGCCGGCATGTCCGCCCGGCGGTAAAAATTGACACCAAACGGTATTACATCGGCAACCATGTTGATTTGAGAATGGTCTTAAACAACTGGAACAACATGGGCGCCGGGACGTTCGACACGTATTCAAAAATCCTTCTCGGTAAAGGGAAGCAAGAAGGCATCGACGGATCCATGGTTCAAGATTTTTGGGACGTCGGGATGCGTGATGAGATCGGTCAATATGGTGAGCGAGATGCCGTAGACACCATGCAACTCTACGAGCTTGTGAAGCAATATTATCTCTAAACCCGATACAGGAGGCGCAATTCATGTTTGAAAAGGCAAAACCACAGAACAAAAAGTTCAAGCTTTTCTTAATCGGCCCGGAAGGCACATTCAAGACCCGACTCATGCTGCGGTTGTTGAGCGCCAAAGCTGGGCCACCGGTCGGCGCTGTGATTGATACAGAATTCGGAACCGACCATTACTCCGGAGAATTCAATTTCGGTTTGGAACAAACTGCAGACGCCGATGAAATCATGAAGCTGTGCACCAAGTTGAGCACGGCGCCGGGGGACATCAAGGCGCTCGGGATTGATTCGTTCTCGGTTTATTATGAATCCCTCGTGAGCAAATACGTGGACCTTTATTTGAAGCGCGAAAAGACCAGCGTTGGCAATAAGGTCGAATATTACACGCTCCAGCCACGCGATTACCAGCCGATCACCAGGGAGGCGGGGAAGCTTATCAGGTTGCTCATGCAGTGCGATTTAAATGTCATCTGCACCGCCCAGCAAAAAGACCTGTGGGACCAGAACATGAAGATTGTCGGGACGACTCATGATGGATGGAAGCGGCTCCCGTATTATTTCGATACGGTTATCGAGATTATTCCGGATGGTCGCGCCAAGGGCAGCATGATCGGGCACGTTAAGCGAAAGGACCGGACCGGGTCGTTCAAGGTCGGCGAGAAGATACCGTGGGAAAACGACGAGCAGGTTTACCGGTATCTGGTTTCTAAGTTCGGGTGTGATTTCACGGGTGGGCCCAAAGCGGTTCCGGTTAAGGAAGCCATTGAGACGAACACCGAAGTGACCGCCGATGCCAAACCCAAGAACGAGGATAAAACCGCCCAGAAAGAGGATGCTGCCACCACATCAAAAGAGCAACCGAATGAGGACCCGGCCGCGGGTGCTGATGGCGCGGCATGCGAAACGACGGCTGCGGATCATGGCGACGCTGAAGAATCAACGCAACCTGACACATCCGGCCCGGCCCGGAAGGACCAACTCTTCCAGATAGTGAAGTTGAAAAAGGAGGCACAAATAACCGCCCCGGAAGACTGGGCGAAACTTCTTGTCCCATACAATGTGGCCACAGCCAAAGAAATGACAGCAATGCAGGCAGATGCTTTTATCGAAGAGTTGATTGGAAAAACAATGTCCCCTTTTTAACGCAATATCGGCATTTGCGGCATATGGTTTGCTCCCTGGTCGTCTACGGGGAGCAAGCTGTTAATGCCGCCGGTATTGCAGCGCTTGGGTATCCCGGGCTTTGGGCCACTGATAATGACGAAGGTAAAAAAATTCACGTACACCTTTTAATGCCTTGAAAGGAACATAACTATGGCGAACGAAGAACAGTTATCTTGGGACGATTTGACCGAAGATCAAGTTGGCGAAACTATAGAAGAGGGTGCTGTTGAAGATGCTGAGTCGATGGGACAGCGCCCGCACGGCAGGTTCCTGTGTACCTGCGAGGATTCAACCCCGCGGCAAAAGAACTGGGAAAAATACACGGCACTTTGCGCGAACTTGAAATGGCGCATCGACACGGTGCTGGGTCTCTTTGATTCGAAAGGGGAACTTCGCCTCCCGACAGACCAGGAGAAAGACCGCCTTGAAGGAAAATACCATTACGATGACATCGTGTTGCATGATCCGCTCGAAAAAGACGGTATGCGTAAACGCCGGCTACTGGTGGCGAAACGATGCGGACTCATCACGAATACCAGCGGCGAGATTCCGAAGCGCGCCTGGGCAAAGGATATCATCGGGAAGCGCGCTGTGCTTACGACTGAAAAAACAGAAGGGAAGAACAAGGAAGGTAACCCTACCGGGAAGTTCTATGTCAACGTCGCCTTCAGCGGATACGAGTCGGCTGAAAATGCCGGTCACGAAGTCACGGAAGATGATTACACCGACATATAAATCTCGTCTCGAAACAGCAAAAGGCAAGGCTCAGGCTCATGATTAAAACAGCAAAGCATCCATCGGGTCGCACCATCGTTTTTGACGATGAAAGCCACACGTACATGGTCACAGAGACCGGTCAATCGCTAACATCGGTGACAACTTTCATAGGGGGCTTTTTCCCAAAGTTTGATGCCCCCTCTGTGGCGAAACGTACCGCGAAAAAACGTGGCGTCGACCCGGATGCTTTGTTGGCTGAATGGAATGCCAATGGTGAGCGCGC harbors:
- a CDS encoding helix-turn-helix transcriptional regulator produces the protein MILETGELIAILRNRAGLTQQQLGESVFGDAVANPNVKVKKIEKGQQAPTPDELKKMASIFKVKVNELTPTETDATFILDNNLFEMFPEIRAYLQMLNEAAKANEKAIAASIITRIAEIINDKK
- a CDS encoding ribonuclease H-like domain-containing protein — protein: MNAKYVCFDLETIADRSILHHLPAVQPKGNLKDPAKIKEDIAEKEKDRLAKLGLDPLTCMIAAFGWADFNGNSGHFLLKDETHEAELELVENAWELLSKYSRFVTFNGINFDVPVLMMRSMRRHVRPAVKIDTKRYYIGNHVDLRMVLNNWNNMGAGTFDTYSKILLGKGKQEGIDGSMVQDFWDVGMRDEIGQYGERDAVDTMQLYELVKQYYL
- a CDS encoding AAA family ATPase, producing the protein MFEKAKPQNKKFKLFLIGPEGTFKTRLMLRLLSAKAGPPVGAVIDTEFGTDHYSGEFNFGLEQTADADEIMKLCTKLSTAPGDIKALGIDSFSVYYESLVSKYVDLYLKREKTSVGNKVEYYTLQPRDYQPITREAGKLIRLLMQCDLNVICTAQQKDLWDQNMKIVGTTHDGWKRLPYYFDTVIEIIPDGRAKGSMIGHVKRKDRTGSFKVGEKIPWENDEQVYRYLVSKFGCDFTGGPKAVPVKEAIETNTEVTADAKPKNEDKTAQKEDAATTSKEQPNEDPAAGADGAACETTAADHGDAEESTQPDTSGPARKDQLFQIVKLKKEAQITAPEDWAKLLVPYNVATAKEMTAMQADAFIEELIGKTMSPF